Within Oscillospiraceae bacterium, the genomic segment ATTATCGCGCCCAACATTTGCTCACGACTGGCCGCAACAATGGCGTTAGCCTCGGCGTGTACACCGCGGCATATTTCATAACGTTCGCCCCGCGGAATTTTCAACTCATCCCGCAAGCATGCGCCATGCTCATTACAGTTGATGCGTCCACGCGGCGCGCCGTTATAGCCGGTTGCGATAATTACATCGTTTTTGACAATAATCGAACCAAAATGCCGGCGTAAGCAAGTGCTACGCTTGGCAACTGTCTGTGCGATGTCGAGGTAGTAGTTGTGCTTGTCGGGTCTTGACATTATGCCAATTTCGCCGTGCTCACTTTAATGCCCGGGCCCATTGTTGAGGCGACGACACAACTCTTGATATACTGTCCTTTTGCCGCTGCCGGCTTGGCTTTGATGACAGCGCCCATCAGTGTGTTAAAATTATCGGCGAGCTTTTCAGCGCCGAATGATATTTTTCCGATAGGGCAGTGGATGATATTGGTCTTGTCTAAACGATATTCGACTTTACCGGCTTTGATGTCATTGATGGCTTTGGTCACATCTGCCGAGACTGTACCGGCTTTTGGGTTTGGCATCAAGCCTTTAGGGCCCAGTACTTTACCCAGTTTACCGACCGTGCCCATCATATCGGGTGTTGCCACTACGATGTCAAAGTCGAAAAAGTTTTCCTTCAGAATTCTGTCGGCCAACTCGTCGCCACCGACAATGTCTGCACCTGCCGCTTCGGCTTCGCGCACTTTTTCGCCTTTGGCGAATACCAACACGCGCAGCACTTTACCTGTACCGTGTGGCAAGACAACGCTGCCGCGCACTTGCTGGTCGGCGTGGCGTGAGTCAACGCCCAATTTAACATGCAGTTCAACAGTTTCGTCAAACTTTGCTTTGGCTGTTTTCAATGCCAACTCAAAAGCCTCGGTCGGCTCGTATTGCACTGTGCGATCCACTAACTTCGCACTGTCAACGTATTTTTTACCACGAAACATATACTCTACCTCCCTTAACCTTCGACTTCAATGCCCATGCTGCGCGCCGTGCCTGCAATCATGCGGGCGGCGGCATCAACATCGTTGGCGTTGAGGTCGGCCATTTTTGTTTCAGCAATTTTTTTGGCGTCGTCCATTGTGATTTTGCCCACTTTTTCAGTGTTGGGACGACCTGACGCTTTGTCAAGCCCGGCTGCTTTTTTAATCAGAACAGGTGCGGGCGGCGTTTTGGTGATAAAGCTGAATGAACGGTCGGCGTAGACCGTGATGACAACGGGGATAATCATACCCATGTCGTTCTTGGTGCGCTCGTTGAAATCTTTAGTAAAAGCAACGATATTAACACCGTGCTGACCTAATGCCGGGCCAACGGGCGGCGCGGGCGTCGCTTTGCCCGCCGGAATCTGCAGCTTAATGTAGCCTGCTATTTTTTGTGCCATGGTGTGTCACCTCAGTTAATATTTAGTTGGTTTTGGACAAACCCATGCCCCTACGGGGACGCCCCCTTTCCAAAAGTGGGGGGGAGCGTGTCCTCTTTGCCCCCTTTGAAAGGAGGTACTCGCTCTACGTCGTAGCCAATTCTACTTGATCAAACTCCACTTCCACAGGTGTTTCGCGTCCGAACATGGATACCAGTACGCGAACCTTGTTGCGGCTCATAGAAATCTCGTCAACAAGGCCGAAATAGCCGTCTAGCGGACCATCGGTAATGCGCACATTGTCGCCCTCTTTATATTCAAGGACAATTTCGTGCGTTTCGATGCCCAGACTGCGTATCTCTGCTTCAGTGAGGGGAATGGGTTTAGACGCCGGACCGACAAAGCTGGTTACGCCGCGTGTGTTGCGGACAACGTGCCAACTCTCGTCAGTCAAAATCATTTTGACAAACAGATAGCCTTGATATTTTTTGCGCTCGACTGTCTTTTTCTCGGAATTTACAATTTCCGTGACGGTTTCCATCGGAATACGCGTTTCTAAAATCAAATCGCCCATCCCGCGGGTCGCCACCGTTTTTTCAAGAGTCGCCGCCGCAGTGTTTTCATAGCCGGAGTACGTGTGCACAACATACCATTTTGCCGACTCATTTGTACCTTGCCGCGCCATCAGAACCGCAAAATCCATTCAATGGCGTTTTCCCACACCAAGTCAATCGCGCCGATAATCACGCCGACGATTAACATCATGAGAAGCACGATGCCGGTGTTATTGATGACTTGCGGCAGCGTGGGCCATGTGACCTTTTTCAGTTCGGAGCGCATTTCGCGAAACCATTTGCCAACGCGGCTCAAGAGGCCGACTTTCTTTGTTTCAGACATACGTCACCTACCTACTTCGTTTCTTTATGGGGTGTGTGCTTGCGGCAGAAACGGCAGTATTTGCTCATTTCAATCCGGTCGGGGTCATTTTTCTTGTTTTTCTTTGTGTCATAGTTGCGCTGTTTGCACGCAGAACAACAGAGTGTGATTTTCTCACGCATTGTCGGCACCTCCTTAATTATTTGGCGCATCGTGTCACAAAAATTCGCAGCACTTCGCCATGCCTCCCTGCGTCTCTTTACAATTATAGGTATCCTTTTTTATGCACGAAAAAAGAGCCTATTGGCAGGTAACGAAAAGTGTATCATGAATGCAAATGCTTGTCAAGTCCTGTAACGCAAAATTTTCTTGACAAATCGCACTATGCATATTATTATTGACGCAAGATGCATTGCCTAATTTGATTTTTTAGGAAGTCTTGCAAATGAAACGTATAACGAAAACATGAATAGTTCACTACGGTTGGGGGCGGCATCAAATGGGAGATAACTTTATTGATGGTCAGTTTAGACAAAGCGTTGCTGTCCTCAATCAACGATGGCATGGGATAAACGCTCTTAGTTTCAGTTTTTAGATCGTGAGGTGATTTTCGTGAAATATACGCTATTATCAGTGGTCGCGCTATGTTTTTTAATGATGCTATTCGCCTGCGCCGAGCATTGATTTTATAGAAGATGCCGATATGCATTCAGCCTAAGCGATTACTAGACAGCACAGTCAGAGCAGGCAAAGAAAATAACCTCTCCAAGAGCGCGGCACACCCCGCGCTCTTTTTGTGTAACCAAAAATTTGCTTGTTTTTGTATGTAAATTGGTGTATACTATATAGGTGTGTGTATGAACGCACTGTAATGGAGGACAAATATAATGAAATTACTTACTGCCATTTTTGGCAATCATAGCAGCCGCGAGCTCAAACGCATAATGCCGATTGTCGACGCTGTTGAAGCGCTTGAACCTGAAATACAAAAGCTGTCAGATGCCGAATTGCGCGCAAAAACCGACGAATTTAAGCAACGCATTCAAGATGGCGAAACAACTGACCAACTGTTGCCGGAGGCCTTTGCCGTTTGTCGTGAGGCGTCGGTGCGAGTGCTGGGGAAGCGGCACTTCCGTGTGCAAATTATCGGTGGTATTGTGCTGCATCAAGGCCGCATCGCCGAGATGAAAACGGGTGAGGGCAAGACGTTGCTGGCAACGCTGCCGGTTTATCTCAACGCTTTGACAGGTGATGGCGTGCATGTTGTTACCGTCAACGATTATTTGGCAAAATTTCAAGGCGAAGACATGGGTAGGCTCTACCGCTTCCTTGGGCTGGAAATTGGCTTGATTATCCACGGCGTGAGTAACGACGATCGTAAGAAAGCGTATCTGGCCGATGTTACTTATGGCACAAATAACGAATTCGGCTTCGATTACCTGCGCGACAACATGGCCATTTATAAGGACAACATGGTGCAGCGCGGCCATGCTTTCGCCGTCGTTGACGAAGTTGACTCAATTTTAGTTGACGAAGCGCGTACGCCGTTGATTATCAGCGGGCAGGGCGAGAAATCGACGATATTATATGAGCAGGCGGACAGATTCGCCGCCGGGTTGCGCAAATTCACTGTCGTCAAACTCGAAAGCAAAGAAGAGCACGACGATATGGATGGTGACTATATCGTAGATGAAAAAGCCCGTACGGCTACGCTGACCCCGAGCGGCATCGCCAAAGCCGAAAAGAAGTTTGATGTCGAAAATCTCAACGACGGCGAAAACACCACGCTGCTGCACCATATCAACATGGCCATTCGTGCCCGCGGTGTCATGCGCCGCGACACCGACTACGTCGTCAAAGACGGCGAAGTTATCATTGTTGATGAATTTACAGGCCGCCTGATGTTTGGACGCCGCTACTCCGAGGGGCTGCACCAAGCCATTGAAGCCAAAGAGGGCGTTAAAGTTGAACACGAGAGCAAGACATTGGCGACCATTACCTTCCAAAATTATTTCCGTCTCTACCGCAAGCTGTCGGGCATGACGGGCACGGCATTGACCGAGGCCGAGGAATTTCAGCAAATTTACAAGCTTGATGTCATTGAAATCCCCACCAACAAACCCATGATTCGCCAAGATATGTCTGATGCTATCTACAAAAATCAAGCCGGAAAATTGCGTGCCATCATTGCGCAGATTGAAGAATGCCACGCCAAAGGACAGCCTGTTTTGGTCGGTACCGTCAGTATTGAGAAAAGTGAAATTGTCGCCAAAGCCTTGAAACAGCGCGGCATCAAACATGTTGTCCTCAACGCCAAGCACCACGAAAAAGAGGCTGAAATCGTCGCCCAGGCCGGCCATTACGGCGCTGTTACAATTGCCACCAATATGGCGGGTCGTGGTACCGATATTATTTTGGGCGGCAACAGCGAGTATTCGGCGCGTGCCGATTTGCGAAAAGAATTGACTAAATTAAATCTGCCCGAGGAAGTTTACATTGAGGCGACAGGTTTTGCCGAAACCGACAACGAAGACATCCTCAAAGCCCGCGGCTATTACCAAGAACGGCTGGAGTTCCACAAGGAAGATATGAAAGACGCCGCCGAGCAAGTTTGCAAAGCCGGCGGGCTGTTTATCATCGGTACCGAGCGGCATGAAAGCCGCCGTATCGACAACCAATTGCGCGGCCGTGCCGGCCGTCAAGGTGACGCGGGCGCGTCAAGGTTTTATCTGGCGATGGATGATGACCTCATGCGCCTTTTCGGCGGTGAACGCATGGGCTCGATTATGGAACGCTTTGGCTTCGATGAGGACACGCCGATTGAGCAAAAAATGATTTCCAATCGCTTGGAAAATGCGCAAAAAACCGTCGAATCGCGCAACTTCCAAACGCGGAAACACGTACTTGAGTACGATGATGTCATGAACCGCCAGCGCGAAATCATCTATGATCAGCGTAAAAAAGTGCTCGACGGGGAAGATCTGCGTGGCAATATGGAAACCATGACACGTGACTGGATTGAGAGGCAGTGTCAAATCCATGTTGCGTCGAGCGGCTATTTTGACAGCGGGGAGGAATTATCGCTGACATTATTGCAATTTGACAACGTTGTCTACAAAAAAGGCGCGGTGACAATGGAGCAATTTGACCTCAACCGCGATGGTGCCGCAGATGTTGCCGAAGTTGTGACCGAAGCGGCGATGGCGGCCTATGCTGCCAAAGAAGAACGCCTGACGCCGCAGCTGATGCGTGAATTAGAGCGTGTCGTACTGCTCAAAACAGTTGATCGCCATTGGATGGATCACATCGACGCTATGGACGAGTTGCGCAAAGGTATCGGCTTGCGCGCCTATGCCCAAACTGATCCCATCGTGGCGTACAAAAACGAAGGCTTCGAGATGTTCGATGGCATGATAAACGCCATCCGCGAGGATGTCGTGCGTTCGGTATTTACGGCAGAGCTGCGTACGCCCGAAGCCCCAAAGCGTGAGCAAGTCGCCAAGGTTACCGGTGAAAGCCTTGGCGGTGACAGCAAAAAACCAAAGGGCACAACGGTACGCAAATCACAAAAAATCGGCCCCAACGACCCTTGTCCCTGCGGTAGCGGTCAGAAATATAAGAAGTGCTGTAAATCAGTAGAGCAATAATGTAGGGGCAGTGCGCCGCTTGCACAAGTAAGAATAAATAATGGGGTGTAGAAAGTCTACGCCCTACACCAATCGGAGGTATCATCATATGTTTTTATTTTGGGAGCACCCCATTGGCTTATTGCTGATGCTTGTATCGGCGGTTTTGGCCGGTGCGGCGCAGCTCGGTGTCCACCGTGCGTACAACAAGTATGCAAAAGTACCAACCCGCGGCAATCGCACGGGTGCTGAAGTGGCGGCTGACATCGTCGCTGGCACTGATGTCAGAGTCACGCGCAGCAGTCACGGGCATTTGAGTGACCATTACGACCCACGCAGTAACACCATTGCGTTGTCTAATGAGGTGTATGACGGCACAAGCGTCGCCGCGTTAGGCATTGCAGCACATGAGGCTGGGCATGCATTGCAGCATAGCAGTGGTTATGTTCCCATTACGTTGCGCAACGGCATTTTGCCGCTGGCGCGACTTGGGTCAATGGCCTCAATGCCGTTGATTATTGCCGGTATATTTTTCGGTGTCGGCTTTGAGTGGCTCATCAACTTGGGCATTGTCTTCTTTATCACCACCCTGGCATTCCAACTGGTGACATTGCCGGTCGAGTTTAATGCGTCAAGTCGCGCTGTGCGCATTCTGTGTGCTGATGGCTATTTGCAGCCCGATGAATTGGCTGGAGCCAAAGCCGTCCTCCGTGCCGCTGCTATGACATATGTCGCCGCTATCGCTGTCGCTATATTGCAACTGATACGGTTATTGCTAATGGCCAACCGCAGGAGATAACGATGGATACAATCGAGATCATAGGCCTTATCGGCGGCATTTTCGTCGTCGCCGCCTTTTTATTTACCAAGGAGCGTCCCATCCGAATTGTAAGTAGCTTTGCTGCCGTGATTTTCATCATCTACGGCATCCTTGCCGGCGCGTGGAGTATCTGGATACTGAACTCGGTGTTGTTGGTCATCCAAACAGTCCGACTGGTTCGGTTGCATATTGAAGACAAAAGGAGCAAAAACCCGTAAGGCGAACTGCGCCCGCATACCAAAAAAATCCGTATATATACAAATAACACCCAACCGCCTGACTGTCGTGTCGAGCGGTTGGGTGTCTGCATATGATAGTACATAAGCGTGTGGAGGTGGCCTCATGACATTCGCCATCGTCGGCGGCGATGCCCGTCAAGTCAAACTGGCGCAAATTTTAGCCGAACAGTATACCGTGTTGGCATTTGGGTTGGACGAAATGCCGCCCGTGTCGCCTGTCATATACACGCAATCTTTGCAAGAATGTGTCAACCAAACCGTTGACTGCGTTGTATTGCCCATCCCACTGACAACCTGTGACGGCTTACTCAACATGCCACTCATGGCGCGCGCGCTGCCTGTTGAGCATCTGCTCAACGCTATGACAGCCGGGCAAATTATTGCTGCCGGCATTATTCCGCAGGAATTCATGCAAGCCGCCAAAGCCAAAGGCGTTCATGTCAGTGATTATGCTAAGCGTGAAGAACTCGCCGTTACAAATGCCGTGCCGACTGCCGAAGCCGCGTTGCAAATCGCCATGGAGCGAATGACTATTACCATCGATGGCTGCAAAGCTCTCGTCATCGGCTACGGCCGTATCGGAAAAATCTTAGCGCGGCAACTTGCCGCGCTCGGCGCAAACGTCAGCGTCTCGGCGCGAAAATTGTCCGACATGACATGGATAACGGTCAGTGGATTCCGCGCGCTGCACACCGTGCAATTAACGCCGTACGTTGGTGAATTTGACGTTATTTTTAACACCGTGCCGTATGCTGTTATGGACGAGACCGACATCAAACAAACGCAGGCCCCCTGTTTGCTCATCGACCTGGCCAGCGCACCGGGCGGCATTGATATTGACGCCGCTAAACGCAATGGGCGGCAATGTATTTGGGCACTTGCATTGCCCGGCAAACATTCACCCGATACGGCGGCATGGAACTTAAGCCGAACACTGCATTATATTATAGATGAAATGAGGGTTGAAGTATGAGCCGAATCGGGTGGGCAGTCTGCGGGTCGTTTTGTACGCTGGCAGGCATTTTGCCGGTCATTGAACAGTTGGTAAGTGCGGGGCACGAAGTAACGCCCATTTTATCCGAAGCTGTACGGGATACCGACACGCGCTTTATCCGTGCTGAGGCATTTCGCGCAACCATCGAGTGCACGTGTGGGCATAGAGCGATTGATTCTCTGGTAACCGCCGAGCCTATCGGCCCGCGCAAACTTTTTGATGCCATTGTCGTTGCGCCCTGCACCGGCAACACTTTGGCAAAACTGGCAAACGGCATTTCCGACGGTACGGTAACATTGGCTTGCAAGGCACATTTGCGCAATGGACGCCCACTTATAATCGCTGTGTCGACGAATGATGCGCTGGCAGCCAACGCTACTAATTTGGGGCAGCTTTTGGCGCGGCGGCACGTCTATTTTGTGCCGCTTGGCCAAGACGATCCGCCGGAAAAACCTTGCTCTTGCGTTGCCGACTTCACAAAAATTCCCGAAACGATCAACGATGCCCTTCGCGGCGAACAAGCACAGCCGCTGTTGGTGTAGGTATGCAGCTCTCTGTGGTCAATGCGGCGGGAATGGATGGTTAACCCGATACCTGTCAAAAAATTATTCATGAGTGTTCAAACACACCCTTGCCCTCCACATCATTCTATGATATAATTCGACAAAACAACAGATTGCGGGTGAAGAAACATGGTCGCGAAAATTTCAACGCTCGGTGTGCAAGGCATTCACGGCTACCGTATTGACGTCGAATGCTTTTTGTCGGGCGGATTGCCTAACTTCGACGTCGTCGGATTGCCCGATGCTGCCGTCAAAGAGTCACGTGAACGCATCCGTGCCGCTGCGCGCTGTTGCGGCTATGATTTCCCTGCGCGCCGCATCGTTATGAACCTCGCCCCCGCCGACACTAAGAAAAGCGGTTCGCTCTACGACCTGCCCATGTTGCTCAGCTTACTGCAATGTCAAGATGTCATTGGTGAACTCCCCGATAACGTCTACTTTTTGGGGGAGTTGTCACTTGAAGGACAACTGAGAGGCGGGCAGGGCGTATTGCCAATGGCGATGGCGTGCCCTAAGGGTGCAAGCTTATTTGTACCGACGTCAAACGCCGCCGAGGCCGCGCTCTGTCGCCATTTGAAAGTCTACGCCGCCAATCATGTGCGGCAAATCATTGACCATCTCAACGACGAAAAATATATTCCGCCCTATATCCCTAGTGAAGCGATTGCCGATGATGACAGTGCTGTTTTCGTGCCGGATTTTGCCGATGTGCGCGGCCAAGAAGCCGCTAAACGTGCGTTAGAAATCGCGGCAGCCGGCGGGCACAGCGTTTTATTGGAAGGGCCGCCCGGCGCGGGCAAGTCAATGCTGACGACACGCCTGCCGTCCATTTTACCGCCGCTGAGCTATCAAGAAGCCCTTGAGGTCACAGCAATCTATTCCGTCGCCGGACGTCTGCCCGACGGCAAGCCCATCCTGCACAACCGCCCTTTCCGTTCACCGCATCATACAAGCAGTGATGTCAGCTTGGTTGGCGGTGGCACGTACCCCAAGCCCGGCGAAATCTCACTCGCTCACCACGGCGTGCTGTTTTTAGATGAATTGCCCGAATTCTCTCGCTCGGCACTGGAAGTTCTGCGACAACCGCTCGAAAGCGGCGTGGCGCACATTTCGCGTATCAGCAGTTCACTGAGCTATCCCTGTCGTTTTATGCTTGCTGCGGCAATGAATCCTTGCCCCTGCGGTTTCTACGGCTTTGAAAATGACAAATGCACCTGCTCGCAGCGCAAAATAGAAGTTTATCGCGGCCGCATCTCAGGGCCATTGCTCGATAGACTGGATTTGCGTATTCCCGTGCCACCGGTCAAGTTTGACGAGTTGCAGCAAGTCCGCCCCGCCGAATCCTCGGCCGCTGTCCGTGAACGTGTGGTAGCGGCGCGCGAATGCCAACGCATACGCTTCAACGGAAAAGCCATGACAAACAGCTTGCTCGAAGGCCAGCAATTGCGCAAAGAATGCGCGCTGGAAGAAGACGCAAAAGCATTGTTGCGCAACGCATTCCAGCGCTTCCGGCTATCCGGCCGTAGTCATGCAAGAATTCTGCGTGTCGCCCGCACCATCGCCGACCTCGACGGTGCCGAACGCATAGATAAGCGGCATCTCGCCGAATCATTGCAGTTTAGGGGCTGGGGCGAAAGAGCCGCTGTACATGAGGCGTGACAAGGGCGGCGAGATAGAGACTAGATGCGAATAACCCCATAAGACATGACTTGACTTTGTCTTATGGGGTTATTCGTGTTGAAAGTGTTTATGCGATTGGCTATTTGTATAGTCTTCATTCCTGCATCTTTTTACCATTGCTCTTATTTTACTTCGAACTTATATCCCACGCCCCAAACTGTCTTTAATGCCCACTGTTCGCTCGCGCCCTCTAGTTTTTCTCGCAAGCGTTTGATATGCACATCTACCGTGCGTGAGTCGCCAAAGTAGTCGAACCCCCAAATACCGTCAAGCAGCTGCGTGCGCGTAAACACACGGTTGGGCGAGGAAGCCAGGAAACGCAACAGCTCCAACTCTTTGGGCGGTACGTCAATCAATACGCCCTTGATTTTTAATTCAAAGGAGTTCATGTCAATGTACAGGTTATCGAACTCAATCGGCTTGCCGTCGGCGTTTGGCGACGAGCGCCGCAATACCGCGCGGACACGCGCCAACAGCTCTTTGGCGTCAAACGGTTTGGTAATGTAGTCGTCGGCACCCAGCTCCAACCCTTTGACCTTGTCGTAGCTTTCACCTTTGGCTGTCAGCATAATAACAGGTGCCTGGCTGGTTTCCCGTATTTCGCGGCAAATATCCCAGCCGTCCCGCTCAGGCAGCATGATGTCGAGCAGCACAAGGTCGGGCGTTAAGTCATAGAATGCGTCCAATCCCAATTTGCCGTCTTGTGCAACGTCGACTTGATAGTGCTCTTTTTCCAGATAAAGCCGTATCAGTTGTGCGATGTTGGTGTCGTCCTCAATGATAAGAATACGTGTTGACATAGTTTATGTCCTCCCCCGAATGTCTTCGCCACAAAAAGCTAATGAAGAATACAGCCCGCGTAAACGGCTTACAAGTGATGCCGGATATCGTGCAGCAAGCTCCTCAGGCTTTAAATTGGTATTGATTACTGTAGGCTTATAAAGGCGTGAGTTTATCAAAGTGTATAGTGCCGACTGTGAAAATGCCGTGTTCATTTCCGTTCCCAAGTCATCTAAAATAAGCAAGTCACAACCTAAATACTTCGCGCTGCCTTGTGCGGTATCTTGGTTGTTAAACTTCTCGCGTTCCATCATCGCGATAATTGACACCGCCGTGTCGTATACTACCGAAAACCCTTTGCTGGTGACAACGCCGCCAATCGCGGCGGATAAAAATGTCTTGCCAAGCCCCGGGGCGCCCGTCATTAGAATATTGCCTGATTTCAGAGAAAAGCTTTCAGCATAGTCACGGCAATACGCTAAATTTGCCTGCGCAAGTTTACGAGGGATCTGCCCGTCGCTGTCGCGCGCATCATTATATAAGTCAAGTCGAAACGTCTCAAATGTTTGCCCATGCAAGTCGAGCATGGTTGAAAGCCGCTCTTTCTCCAATTGAGCTGACAAGGCTACCAAACAGCGGCAAGGTTTGCCGTTGACATAGCCGTCGTCTTGACACTCGGCGCAATAAATAACGGTGTCAAGTACGTCCTCAGCGTATCCGTGTTGATGCAGCAGAGTGCGCCGCTTATCTTTGAGTAAAAAGTACTCTTGCCGCAAGGTCTCTGTTTCGGCAATTTGTCCACTGAGCGGAAACAATCGTGCCACAGTGCGCGCCAGCGCGCTGTCGATGGATTTTAACTCATGGATATCTTGATACAATTGCTGGCGCCGCTCAAACAGGACAGCTTCGTCGCGCTGTTGACGCGCTTTTATTTGCATGAGTGCAGTATTAAGCATATTTAACCCTCTGTATTATACTTTTCAAGAATATCATTCATTGACCATTTGCGTGCCGCATGGTTCGGTAATTTGTGCGGCGTGGCAGGCATGGTTTTGGTCGGCTTGTCACCTTGCTCCACGGCCTCCTGTGTCAGCAAGCCCTTATCGTACCAGCTCCGCAAAATCGTGTCGATGTATTTCCACTCCAACCGTCCGCAACGCATAACAGTGCGGTCGTAAGCCAAGTAAATCAACTCCGGTGTAAAGCCCAACTCGGCCCAATGATTTATGTATTTGCTCTCGGATGCTGTAGGTTGTCGTCCGCTAATTTGCAGTACACGGGCGATTTGTACAGCAATATCGCGCCGTTTCTCCTGGTCTTCTAGCCAGCCGACAGCCAACTCGGCGGTCAAAAGCCCGTGCTTTTCCCATTGTACGGCCGTCTTTTCAATGCTTCGCATGGATGGTGGCTTGCCATGCCCGAAACGCCGTATCTGTTCGTCGATACAATACACAACGAGCAAACTGATGACCTCAGCGGGCAACCCAAGCCACTGATAAAGCCCCAACAGCACTTTCAATTCGTGCGGCGAGAGAACTTTGCCCAGTTTGCGTGACACATCTTCAACGAGCTGTT encodes:
- a CDS encoding dCMP deaminase family protein; amino-acid sequence: MSRPDKHNYYLDIAQTVAKRSTCLRRHFGSIIVKNDVIIATGYNGAPRGRINCNEHGACLRDELKIPRGERYEICRGVHAEANAIVAASREQMLGAIMYSVCVDPATGEPVPGTSSCPMCRRLIINAGIATVIQRETAQKFTGYDVTTWVEDEFGNAYSAYEKEIQR
- a CDS encoding YgjV family protein, giving the protein MDTIEIIGLIGGIFVVAAFLFTKERPIRIVSSFAAVIFIIYGILAGAWSIWILNSVLLVIQTVRLVRLHIEDKRSKNP
- the nusG gene encoding transcription termination/antitermination protein NusG, with the protein product MDFAVLMARQGTNESAKWYVVHTYSGYENTAAATLEKTVATRGMGDLILETRIPMETVTEIVNSEKKTVERKKYQGYLFVKMILTDESWHVVRNTRGVTSFVGPASKPIPLTEAEIRSLGIETHEIVLEYKEGDNVRITDGPLDGYFGLVDEISMSRNKVRVLVSMFGRETPVEVEFDQVELATT
- the rplA gene encoding 50S ribosomal protein L1: MFRGKKYVDSAKLVDRTVQYEPTEAFELALKTAKAKFDETVELHVKLGVDSRHADQQVRGSVVLPHGTGKVLRVLVFAKGEKVREAEAAGADIVGGDELADRILKENFFDFDIVVATPDMMGTVGKLGKVLGPKGLMPNPKAGTVSADVTKAINDIKAGKVEYRLDKTNIIHCPIGKISFGAEKLADNFNTLMGAVIKAKPAAAKGQYIKSCVVASTMGPGIKVSTAKLA
- the secA gene encoding preprotein translocase subunit SecA; translation: MMKLLTAIFGNHSSRELKRIMPIVDAVEALEPEIQKLSDAELRAKTDEFKQRIQDGETTDQLLPEAFAVCREASVRVLGKRHFRVQIIGGIVLHQGRIAEMKTGEGKTLLATLPVYLNALTGDGVHVVTVNDYLAKFQGEDMGRLYRFLGLEIGLIIHGVSNDDRKKAYLADVTYGTNNEFGFDYLRDNMAIYKDNMVQRGHAFAVVDEVDSILVDEARTPLIISGQGEKSTILYEQADRFAAGLRKFTVVKLESKEEHDDMDGDYIVDEKARTATLTPSGIAKAEKKFDVENLNDGENTTLLHHINMAIRARGVMRRDTDYVVKDGEVIIVDEFTGRLMFGRRYSEGLHQAIEAKEGVKVEHESKTLATITFQNYFRLYRKLSGMTGTALTEAEEFQQIYKLDVIEIPTNKPMIRQDMSDAIYKNQAGKLRAIIAQIEECHAKGQPVLVGTVSIEKSEIVAKALKQRGIKHVVLNAKHHEKEAEIVAQAGHYGAVTIATNMAGRGTDIILGGNSEYSARADLRKELTKLNLPEEVYIEATGFAETDNEDILKARGYYQERLEFHKEDMKDAAEQVCKAGGLFIIGTERHESRRIDNQLRGRAGRQGDAGASRFYLAMDDDLMRLFGGERMGSIMERFGFDEDTPIEQKMISNRLENAQKTVESRNFQTRKHVLEYDDVMNRQREIIYDQRKKVLDGEDLRGNMETMTRDWIERQCQIHVASSGYFDSGEELSLTLLQFDNVVYKKGAVTMEQFDLNRDGAADVAEVVTEAAMAAYAAKEERLTPQLMRELERVVLLKTVDRHWMDHIDAMDELRKGIGLRAYAQTDPIVAYKNEGFEMFDGMINAIREDVVRSVFTAELRTPEAPKREQVAKVTGESLGGDSKKPKGTTVRKSQKIGPNDPCPCGSGQKYKKCCKSVEQ
- the rpmG gene encoding 50S ribosomal protein L33; translation: MREKITLCCSACKQRNYDTKKNKKNDPDRIEMSKYCRFCRKHTPHKETK
- a CDS encoding dipicolinate synthase subunit DpsA gives rise to the protein MTFAIVGGDARQVKLAQILAEQYTVLAFGLDEMPPVSPVIYTQSLQECVNQTVDCVVLPIPLTTCDGLLNMPLMARALPVEHLLNAMTAGQIIAAGIIPQEFMQAAKAKGVHVSDYAKREELAVTNAVPTAEAALQIAMERMTITIDGCKALVIGYGRIGKILARQLAALGANVSVSARKLSDMTWITVSGFRALHTVQLTPYVGEFDVIFNTVPYAVMDETDIKQTQAPCLLIDLASAPGGIDIDAAKRNGRQCIWALALPGKHSPDTAAWNLSRTLHYIIDEMRVEV
- a CDS encoding dipicolinate synthase subunit B; this translates as MSRIGWAVCGSFCTLAGILPVIEQLVSAGHEVTPILSEAVRDTDTRFIRAEAFRATIECTCGHRAIDSLVTAEPIGPRKLFDAIVVAPCTGNTLAKLANGISDGTVTLACKAHLRNGRPLIIAVSTNDALAANATNLGQLLARRHVYFVPLGQDDPPEKPCSCVADFTKIPETINDALRGEQAQPLLV
- a CDS encoding zinc metallopeptidase; translation: MFLFWEHPIGLLLMLVSAVLAGAAQLGVHRAYNKYAKVPTRGNRTGAEVAADIVAGTDVRVTRSSHGHLSDHYDPRSNTIALSNEVYDGTSVAALGIAAHEAGHALQHSSGYVPITLRNGILPLARLGSMASMPLIIAGIFFGVGFEWLINLGIVFFITTLAFQLVTLPVEFNASSRAVRILCADGYLQPDELAGAKAVLRAAAMTYVAAIAVAILQLIRLLLMANRRR
- the rplK gene encoding 50S ribosomal protein L11 — protein: MAQKIAGYIKLQIPAGKATPAPPVGPALGQHGVNIVAFTKDFNERTKNDMGMIIPVVITVYADRSFSFITKTPPAPVLIKKAAGLDKASGRPNTEKVGKITMDDAKKIAETKMADLNANDVDAAARMIAGTARSMGIEVEG
- the secE gene encoding preprotein translocase subunit SecE, with the protein product MSETKKVGLLSRVGKWFREMRSELKKVTWPTLPQVINNTGIVLLMMLIVGVIIGAIDLVWENAIEWILRF